In Leishmania mexicana MHOM/GT/2001/U1103 complete genome, chromosome 34, one DNA window encodes the following:
- a CDS encoding putative COP-coated vesicle membrane protein gp25L precursor, translating to MGRRSFKSLAATSTAALLVLVLMLSSSVNGFVFQLESGKSRCFSQEVASGTDLRIVYKADDTYGDFLDVVLASANGNTLFKELGKSSGAFLERITNGGECSLCFTSRQGVQSAKMTRSVLLVMQLGADAKDYDTMATKEKMRPMEVQMRMMEDTVQEVHNEFIYFRAREAEMRNTNEHMTAKVMWMSVGLIILFGIFWYLQMRHLKRYFKKKRMID from the coding sequence ATGGGGCGTCGCAGCTTTAAGTCTCTTGCGGCGACCTCGACAGCCGCGCTGCTGGTACTGGTGCTGATGCTTAGCTCTAGTGTGAATGGTTTTGTGTTTCAACTTGAGTCTGGAAAATCACGCTGCTTCTCACAGGAGGTGGCGAGCGGCACCGACTTGCGAATTGTGTACAAGGCGGATGACACCTATGGTGATTTTCTCGACGTTGTGCTCGCCAGCGCAAACGGCAATACGCTCTTCAAGGAGTTGGGCAAGAGTAGCGGCGCTTTCCTGGAGCGCATCACCAACGGTGGTGAGTGCTCGCTGTGCTTTACCTCACGTCAAGGAGTGCAGAGCGCGAAAATGACGCGAAGCGTGTTGCTGGTGATGCAGCTGGGGGCGGATGCGAAGGACTACGACACCATGGCGACGAAGGAGAAGATGCGGCCGATGGAGGTGCAGATGCGCATGATGGAGGATACAGTTCAGGAGGTTCACAACGAGTTCATCTACTTCCGCGCCcgcgaggcggagatgcgTAACACGAATGAGCACATGACGGCCAAGGTGATGTGGATGTCGGTTGGCCTCATCATCCTCTTTGGCATCTTTTGGTATCTGCAGATGCGTCACCTGAAGCGCTACTTCAAGAAGAAGCGCATGATCGATTAG